One window from the genome of Salvia splendens isolate huo1 chromosome 9, SspV2, whole genome shotgun sequence encodes:
- the LOC121747630 gene encoding tripeptidyl-peptidase 2 isoform X3 codes for MMQSPLQIINSNVINFQSHCVCSHLSFLSLPLLVTALSNPTKSSERNRADPISTSTTRFRARAMPSGDDNGALSNFKLNESTFLASLMPKKEIAADRFVKEHPEYDGRGVIVAIFDSGVDPAAVGLEVTSDGKPKVLDVIDCTGSGDIDTSTIVKADDSGCIKGTSGNSLVVNSSWKNPSGEWHVGCKLVYELFTSTLTDRLKKERKKKWDEKNQEAISEAVKQLFDFDKVKHPKVDDTNLKKKREDLQSKVDLLRKQSDNYDDKGPIIDAVVWHDGEVWRAALDTQNLEDEAGCGKLANFVPLTNYRIERKYGTFSKLDACTVVLNVYNEGNVLSIVTDSSPHGTHVAGITSAYNSKEPLLNGVAPGAQIVSCKIGDSRLGSMETGTGLVRALIAAVEHKCDLINMSYGEPTLLPDYGRFVDLVNEVVNKHRLIFISSAGNNGPALSTVGAPGGTTSSIIGVGAYVSPAMAAGAHNLVEAPPEGLEYTWSSRGPTVDGDLGVSISAAGGAMAPVPTWTLQRRMFMNGTSMSSPCACGGVALLVSAMKAEGIPVSPYNIREALENTCIPIGGSPEDKLSAGQGLMQVDRAYEYIQKSQDVPCVSYQIKINQSGKTIPTSRGIYLREADLCQQSTEWTVKVSPKFHDDASNLDQLFPFEECIQLCSTAEAVVKAPEYLLLTHNGREFNIIVDPSTLGHGLHYFEVYGLDSKSPWRGPLFRIPVTITKPQTVKSRHPVVLFQGMTFVPGHIERKFLEVPIGATWVEVTMKASGFCTSRRFFIDSVQISPLLRPIKWESVATFSSPSSKNFCFAVEGGRTMELAIAQFWSSGVGSQDVTNVDFEVVFHGISVNKEDIVLDGSEAPIRIDAEALLSLENLSPAAVLNKVRIPYRPVDAKLNTLSAERDRLPSGKQTLALVLTYKIKFEEGAEIKPNIPLLNNRIYDNKFESQFYMISDTNKRVYTMGDVYPDTAKLPKGDYTLQLNLRHDNVQYLEKMKQLVLFIEKNLDEKEAIHLSFYSQPDGPVMGNSNFSSSVLIPGTKEAFYVGPPAKEKLPKGASAGSVLVGSISYGKVSFGVNNDGKNPEKNPVSYSISYIVPPAQVNEDKGQGSSSGCSKSVSERLEEEVRDAKIRVLSNLKQTTDEERSEWKKLSTKLKSEYPNYTPLLAKLLDALVSQNNFQDKIHHYEEIIAAANEVIESIDAEELSRYLSLKSDPEDEGAEKTKKKMETNRDQLAEALYQKGLALAEIESAKGGKVVETEDAKAATDSSSKLDLFEENFKELQKWVDVKSSRYGTLYIIRERRKGRLGTALKVLSDMIQEDGQPPKRKFYDLKLSLLEQIGWDHLVSYEKQWMNVLFPACLPLF; via the exons ATGATGCAAAGCCCACTCCAAATTATAAATTCAAATGTCATCAATTTCCAATCGCACTGCGTCTGCTCTCATTTGTCATTTCTCTCTCTGCCTCTCCTCGTAACTGCACTTTCAAACCCCACTAAATCCAGTGAGAGAAACCGCGCCGACCCTATTTCCACCAGCACTACCAGATTCAGAGCTAGGGCGATGCCTTCTGGCGACGACAATGGTGCTTTGAGTAATTTCAAGCTCAACGAATCGACCTTCTTAGCATCGCTCATGCCGAAGAAAGAAATCGCCGCCGATCGCTTCGTCAAGGAGCACCCCGAGTACGATGGCCGCGGTGTCATTGTTGCTATTTTTG ATTCTGGTGTGGACCCTGCGGCTGTGGGGTTGGAAGTGACTTCGGATGGGAAGCCGAAAGTTTTAGATGTGATTGATTG TACTGGAAGTGGAGATATTGATACCTCAACTATTGTCAAGGCAGATGACAGTGGGTGCATTAAGGGGACCTCTG GGAATTCTTTGGTTGTCAATTCATCATGGAAAAATCCATCTGGAGAATGGCATGTTGGCTGCAAATTGGTCTACGAGCTCTTTACAAGTACTCTGACAGATCGATTAAAG aaagagaggaaaaagaAATGGGATGAGAAAAATCAGGAGGCAATATCAGAGGCTGTAAAGCAGCTTTTTGATTTTGACAAGGTA AAACACCCAAAAGTTGATGACACGAACTTGAAAAAGAAACGGGAAGATCTCCAAAGCAAAGTGGATCTTCTACGCAAGCAGTCTGAT AACTATGATGACAAAGGACCTATTATAGATGCTGTTGTATGGCATGACGGAGAAGTTTGGAGAGCTGCTCTTGACACACAGAATCTTGAGGATGAAGCAGGATGTGGGAAGCTTGCTAACTTTGTTCCTCTTACTAACTATAG AATTGAACGGAAGTATGGAACCTTCAGCAAATTAGATGCTTGCACAGTGGTCCTTAATGTGTACAATGAAGGCAATGTTTTGAGTATTGTGACAGACAGTTCTCCTCATGGTACTCATGTTGCTGGTATCACATCTGCTTACAATTCTAAG GAGCCTCTGCTAAACGGGGTTGCCCCTGGAGCTCAGATAGTTTCATGCAAGATTGGAGATTCACGCTTAGGTTCAATGGAAACTGGGACAGGCTTAGTTCGAGCACTGATTGCGGCTGTGGAG CACAAATGTGATCTTATAAACATGAGTTATGGGGAGCCTACTTTGCTACCAGATTACGGTCGCTTCGTTGACTTAGTAAATGAG GTAGTGAACAAACATCGACTGATATTCATCAGTAGTGCTGGTAATAATGGGCCAGCATTGAGCACTGTTGGAGCTCCTGGTGGTACAACATCAAGTATAATTGGAGTTGGAGCATATGTTTCTCCTGCAATGGCAGCAGGAGCACACAACTTAGTAGAAGCTCCTCCTGAAGGTCTTGAGTATACCTG GTCAAGTCGAGGACCAACAGTCGATGGGGATCTTGGTGTTTCTATAAGTGCAGCTGGTGGTGCTATGGCCCCTGTTCCTACATGGACTCTACAACGGCGCATGTTTATGAATGGAACATCTATGTCATCTCCATGTGCATGTGGAGGGGTTGCTCTGCTTGTCAGTGCAATGAAG GCTGAAGGAATTCCCGTGAGTCCCTATAACATACGGGAGGCTCTTGAGAATACATGTATTCCAATTGGTGGTTCTCCTGAAGATAAACTGTCTGCTGGACAAGGGTTGATGCAAGTTGACAG GGCATATGAATACATTCAAAAGTCACAAGATGTTCCATGTGTTTCTTATCAAATAAAGATCAATCAATCTGGAAAGACAA TACCTACATCACGGGGCATCTACCTCAGAGAGGCTGATTTATGTCAACAGTCAACTGAG TGGACAGTGAAAGTGTCACCAAAGTTCCATGATGACGCTAGCAACTTAGATCAACTTTTTCCTTTTGAAGAGTGTATACAGTTATGTTCTACTGCAGAGGCAGTGGTGAAAGCTCCAGAGTATCTTCTCCTAACTCATAACGGTCGTGAATTCAA CATAATTGTGGATCCTTCCACTCTTGGCCATGGTTTGCACTATTTTGAAGTCTATGGATTAGACAGTAAATCGCCATGGCGGGGTCCTCTATTCAGAATTCCTGTTACTATTACCAAGCCCCAAACAGTGAAGAGTCGACATCCAGTTGTGTTATTCCAAGGGATGACTTTTGTACCGG GTCATATTGAACGCAAATTTCTAGAAGTCCCAATTGGGGCTACCTGGGTTGAAGTAACCATGAAGGCATCTGGTTTCTGTACATCACGAAGATTTTTCATAGATTCTGTTCAG ATATCTCCACTGCTAAGACCCATTAAATGGGAAAGTGTAGCCACATTTTCTTCCCCTTCTTCAAAAAACTTTTGCTTTGCTGTTGAGGGTGGCAGAACTATGGAACTTGCAATTGCTCAATTCTGGTCAAGTGGCGTAGGAAGCCAAGACGTAACTAATGTAGATTTTGAG GTTGTATTTCATGGCATCAGCGTCAACAAAGAGGATATTGTACTTGATGGAAGTGAAGCACCTATACGTATTGATGCTGAGGCTCTTCTTTCTTTGGAGAATCTTTCTCCAGCAGCTGTTCTAAATAAG GTGAGAATTCCATATCGCCCTGTTGATGCGAAACTGAACACACTTTCAGCAGAGCGGGACAGACTGCCCTCAGGCAAACAGACACTGGCTCTTGTATTAAC TTACAAGATTAAATTTGAGGAGGGTGCTGAGATAAAACCCAATATTCCATTACTAAACAATCGTATCTATGACAACAAATTTGAGTCTCAATTTTATATGATATCAGACACAAACAAG CGTGTGTATACAATGGGTGATGTTTATCCAGACACTGCCAAACTTCCCAAGGGTGATTACACATTGCAGCTTAACTTAAG GCATGACAACGTGCAGTACTTGGAGAAGATGAAACAGTTGGTCTTATTCATTGAGAAAAACTTGGATGAAAAG GAAGCGATTCACTTAAGCTTTTATTCACAACCTGATGGACCAGTGATGGGTAACTCCAATTTTAGTTCTTCAGTCTTGATTCCTGG AACAAAAGAAGCATTTTATGTGGGCCCTCCAGCTAAGGAAAAGCTTCCTAAG GGTGCTTCAGCTGGTTCTGTATTGGTTGGGTCAATTTCATATGGAAAGGTTTCTTTTGGGGTCAATAATGATGGGAAGAATCCAGAGAAGAACCCTGTATCATATAGCATATCATACATAGTTCCACCAGCACAG GTTAATGAGGACAAAGGACAAGGCTCTTCTTCAGGCTGTAGTAAGAGTGTATCTGAACGGTTGGAAGAAGAG GTTCGGGATGCCAAAATTAGGGTCCTCTCCAACCTAAAACAAACTACTGATGAGGAACGTTctgagtggaaaaagttatcAACCAAGCTAAAG TCGGAGTACCCAAATTACACACCGTTGCTTGCTAAATTGTTGGATGCATTGGTATCCCAGAACAACTTTCAAGACAAAATTCACCATTATGAAGAG ATTATAGCTGCCGCAAATGAAGTTATTGAAAGCATTGATGCAGAAGAGTTGTCAAGATATCTTTCACTTAAAAGTGATCCGGAAGATGAGGGTGCAGAA AaaacaaagaagaaaatggaAACGAACCGCGACCAATTAGCAGAGGCTTTGTATCAGAAAGGCTTGGCTTTAGCAGAGATTGAATCAGCAAAG GGCGGGAAAGTTGTGGAGACGGAGGATGCTAAAGCTGCAACAGACTCCAGCAGTAAGCTGGATCTGTTTGAAGAGAATTTCAAAGAACTCCAAAAATGGGTAGATGTGAAATCCAGTCGATACGGAACCCTTTATATCATACGTGAGAGACGTAAAGGGCGGCTTGGAACTGCACTAAAG GTTCTAAGTGACATGATCCAAGAGGATGGCCAGCCTCCTAAGAGGAAGTTTTATGACCTGAAGCTTTCGCTGTTGGAACAAATTGGATGGGACCATCTGGTGTCGTACGAGAAGCAATGGATGAACGTTCTATTCCCTGCGTGTCTACCTCTTTTCTGA
- the LOC121747630 gene encoding tripeptidyl-peptidase 2 isoform X4 codes for MMQSPLQIINSNVINFQSHCVCSHLSFLSLPLLVTALSNPTKSSERNRADPISTSTTRFRARAMPSGDDNGALSNFKLNESTFLASLMPKKEIAADRFVKEHPEYDGRGVIVAIFDSGVDPAAVGLEVTSDGKPKVLDVIDCTGSGDIDTSTIVKADDSGCIKGTSGNSLVVNSSWKNPSGEWHVGCKLVYELFTSTLTDRLKKERKKKWDEKNQEAISEAVKQLFDFDKKHPKVDDTNLKKKREDLQSKVDLLRKQSDNYDDKGPIIDAVVWHDGEVWRAALDTQNLEDEAGCGKLANFVPLTNYRIERKYGTFSKLDACTVVLNVYNEGNVLSIVTDSSPHGTHVAGITSAYNSKEPLLNGVAPGAQIVSCKIGDSRLGSMETGTGLVRALIAAVEHKCDLINMSYGEPTLLPDYGRFVDLVNEVVNKHRLIFISSAGNNGPALSTVGAPGGTTSSIIGVGAYVSPAMAAGAHNLVEAPPEGLEYTWSSRGPTVDGDLGVSISAAGGAMAPVPTWTLQRRMFMNGTSMSSPCACGGVALLVSAMKAEGIPVSPYNIREALENTCIPIGGSPEDKLSAGQGLMQVDRAYEYIQKSQDVPCVSYQIKINQSGKTIPTSRGIYLREADLCQQSTEWTVKVSPKFHDDASNLDQLFPFEECIQLCSTAEAVVKAPEYLLLTHNGREFNIIVDPSTLGHGLHYFEVYGLDSKSPWRGPLFRIPVTITKPQTVKSRHPVVLFQGMTFVPGHIERKFLEVPIGATWVEVTMKASGFCTSRRFFIDSVQISPLLRPIKWESVATFSSPSSKNFCFAVEGGRTMELAIAQFWSSGVGSQDVTNVDFEVVFHGISVNKEDIVLDGSEAPIRIDAEALLSLENLSPAAVLNKVRIPYRPVDAKLNTLSAERDRLPSGKQTLALVLTYKIKFEEGAEIKPNIPLLNNRIYDNKFESQFYMISDTNKRVYTMGDVYPDTAKLPKGDYTLQLNLRHDNVQYLEKMKQLVLFIEKNLDEKEAIHLSFYSQPDGPVMGNSNFSSSVLIPGTKEAFYVGPPAKEKLPKGASAGSVLVGSISYGKVSFGVNNDGKNPEKNPVSYSISYIVPPAQVNEDKGQGSSSGCSKSVSERLEEEVRDAKIRVLSNLKQTTDEERSEWKKLSTKLKSEYPNYTPLLAKLLDALVSQNNFQDKIHHYEEIIAAANEVIESIDAEELSRYLSLKSDPEDEGAEKTKKKMETNRDQLAEALYQKGLALAEIESAKGGKVVETEDAKAATDSSSKLDLFEENFKELQKWVDVKSSRYGTLYIIRERRKGRLGTALKVLSDMIQEDGQPPKRKFYDLKLSLLEQIGWDHLVSYEKQWMNVLFPACLPLF; via the exons ATGATGCAAAGCCCACTCCAAATTATAAATTCAAATGTCATCAATTTCCAATCGCACTGCGTCTGCTCTCATTTGTCATTTCTCTCTCTGCCTCTCCTCGTAACTGCACTTTCAAACCCCACTAAATCCAGTGAGAGAAACCGCGCCGACCCTATTTCCACCAGCACTACCAGATTCAGAGCTAGGGCGATGCCTTCTGGCGACGACAATGGTGCTTTGAGTAATTTCAAGCTCAACGAATCGACCTTCTTAGCATCGCTCATGCCGAAGAAAGAAATCGCCGCCGATCGCTTCGTCAAGGAGCACCCCGAGTACGATGGCCGCGGTGTCATTGTTGCTATTTTTG ATTCTGGTGTGGACCCTGCGGCTGTGGGGTTGGAAGTGACTTCGGATGGGAAGCCGAAAGTTTTAGATGTGATTGATTG TACTGGAAGTGGAGATATTGATACCTCAACTATTGTCAAGGCAGATGACAGTGGGTGCATTAAGGGGACCTCTG GGAATTCTTTGGTTGTCAATTCATCATGGAAAAATCCATCTGGAGAATGGCATGTTGGCTGCAAATTGGTCTACGAGCTCTTTACAAGTACTCTGACAGATCGATTAAAG aaagagaggaaaaagaAATGGGATGAGAAAAATCAGGAGGCAATATCAGAGGCTGTAAAGCAGCTTTTTGATTTTGACAAG AAACACCCAAAAGTTGATGACACGAACTTGAAAAAGAAACGGGAAGATCTCCAAAGCAAAGTGGATCTTCTACGCAAGCAGTCTGAT AACTATGATGACAAAGGACCTATTATAGATGCTGTTGTATGGCATGACGGAGAAGTTTGGAGAGCTGCTCTTGACACACAGAATCTTGAGGATGAAGCAGGATGTGGGAAGCTTGCTAACTTTGTTCCTCTTACTAACTATAG AATTGAACGGAAGTATGGAACCTTCAGCAAATTAGATGCTTGCACAGTGGTCCTTAATGTGTACAATGAAGGCAATGTTTTGAGTATTGTGACAGACAGTTCTCCTCATGGTACTCATGTTGCTGGTATCACATCTGCTTACAATTCTAAG GAGCCTCTGCTAAACGGGGTTGCCCCTGGAGCTCAGATAGTTTCATGCAAGATTGGAGATTCACGCTTAGGTTCAATGGAAACTGGGACAGGCTTAGTTCGAGCACTGATTGCGGCTGTGGAG CACAAATGTGATCTTATAAACATGAGTTATGGGGAGCCTACTTTGCTACCAGATTACGGTCGCTTCGTTGACTTAGTAAATGAG GTAGTGAACAAACATCGACTGATATTCATCAGTAGTGCTGGTAATAATGGGCCAGCATTGAGCACTGTTGGAGCTCCTGGTGGTACAACATCAAGTATAATTGGAGTTGGAGCATATGTTTCTCCTGCAATGGCAGCAGGAGCACACAACTTAGTAGAAGCTCCTCCTGAAGGTCTTGAGTATACCTG GTCAAGTCGAGGACCAACAGTCGATGGGGATCTTGGTGTTTCTATAAGTGCAGCTGGTGGTGCTATGGCCCCTGTTCCTACATGGACTCTACAACGGCGCATGTTTATGAATGGAACATCTATGTCATCTCCATGTGCATGTGGAGGGGTTGCTCTGCTTGTCAGTGCAATGAAG GCTGAAGGAATTCCCGTGAGTCCCTATAACATACGGGAGGCTCTTGAGAATACATGTATTCCAATTGGTGGTTCTCCTGAAGATAAACTGTCTGCTGGACAAGGGTTGATGCAAGTTGACAG GGCATATGAATACATTCAAAAGTCACAAGATGTTCCATGTGTTTCTTATCAAATAAAGATCAATCAATCTGGAAAGACAA TACCTACATCACGGGGCATCTACCTCAGAGAGGCTGATTTATGTCAACAGTCAACTGAG TGGACAGTGAAAGTGTCACCAAAGTTCCATGATGACGCTAGCAACTTAGATCAACTTTTTCCTTTTGAAGAGTGTATACAGTTATGTTCTACTGCAGAGGCAGTGGTGAAAGCTCCAGAGTATCTTCTCCTAACTCATAACGGTCGTGAATTCAA CATAATTGTGGATCCTTCCACTCTTGGCCATGGTTTGCACTATTTTGAAGTCTATGGATTAGACAGTAAATCGCCATGGCGGGGTCCTCTATTCAGAATTCCTGTTACTATTACCAAGCCCCAAACAGTGAAGAGTCGACATCCAGTTGTGTTATTCCAAGGGATGACTTTTGTACCGG GTCATATTGAACGCAAATTTCTAGAAGTCCCAATTGGGGCTACCTGGGTTGAAGTAACCATGAAGGCATCTGGTTTCTGTACATCACGAAGATTTTTCATAGATTCTGTTCAG ATATCTCCACTGCTAAGACCCATTAAATGGGAAAGTGTAGCCACATTTTCTTCCCCTTCTTCAAAAAACTTTTGCTTTGCTGTTGAGGGTGGCAGAACTATGGAACTTGCAATTGCTCAATTCTGGTCAAGTGGCGTAGGAAGCCAAGACGTAACTAATGTAGATTTTGAG GTTGTATTTCATGGCATCAGCGTCAACAAAGAGGATATTGTACTTGATGGAAGTGAAGCACCTATACGTATTGATGCTGAGGCTCTTCTTTCTTTGGAGAATCTTTCTCCAGCAGCTGTTCTAAATAAG GTGAGAATTCCATATCGCCCTGTTGATGCGAAACTGAACACACTTTCAGCAGAGCGGGACAGACTGCCCTCAGGCAAACAGACACTGGCTCTTGTATTAAC TTACAAGATTAAATTTGAGGAGGGTGCTGAGATAAAACCCAATATTCCATTACTAAACAATCGTATCTATGACAACAAATTTGAGTCTCAATTTTATATGATATCAGACACAAACAAG CGTGTGTATACAATGGGTGATGTTTATCCAGACACTGCCAAACTTCCCAAGGGTGATTACACATTGCAGCTTAACTTAAG GCATGACAACGTGCAGTACTTGGAGAAGATGAAACAGTTGGTCTTATTCATTGAGAAAAACTTGGATGAAAAG GAAGCGATTCACTTAAGCTTTTATTCACAACCTGATGGACCAGTGATGGGTAACTCCAATTTTAGTTCTTCAGTCTTGATTCCTGG AACAAAAGAAGCATTTTATGTGGGCCCTCCAGCTAAGGAAAAGCTTCCTAAG GGTGCTTCAGCTGGTTCTGTATTGGTTGGGTCAATTTCATATGGAAAGGTTTCTTTTGGGGTCAATAATGATGGGAAGAATCCAGAGAAGAACCCTGTATCATATAGCATATCATACATAGTTCCACCAGCACAG GTTAATGAGGACAAAGGACAAGGCTCTTCTTCAGGCTGTAGTAAGAGTGTATCTGAACGGTTGGAAGAAGAG GTTCGGGATGCCAAAATTAGGGTCCTCTCCAACCTAAAACAAACTACTGATGAGGAACGTTctgagtggaaaaagttatcAACCAAGCTAAAG TCGGAGTACCCAAATTACACACCGTTGCTTGCTAAATTGTTGGATGCATTGGTATCCCAGAACAACTTTCAAGACAAAATTCACCATTATGAAGAG ATTATAGCTGCCGCAAATGAAGTTATTGAAAGCATTGATGCAGAAGAGTTGTCAAGATATCTTTCACTTAAAAGTGATCCGGAAGATGAGGGTGCAGAA AaaacaaagaagaaaatggaAACGAACCGCGACCAATTAGCAGAGGCTTTGTATCAGAAAGGCTTGGCTTTAGCAGAGATTGAATCAGCAAAG GGCGGGAAAGTTGTGGAGACGGAGGATGCTAAAGCTGCAACAGACTCCAGCAGTAAGCTGGATCTGTTTGAAGAGAATTTCAAAGAACTCCAAAAATGGGTAGATGTGAAATCCAGTCGATACGGAACCCTTTATATCATACGTGAGAGACGTAAAGGGCGGCTTGGAACTGCACTAAAG GTTCTAAGTGACATGATCCAAGAGGATGGCCAGCCTCCTAAGAGGAAGTTTTATGACCTGAAGCTTTCGCTGTTGGAACAAATTGGATGGGACCATCTGGTGTCGTACGAGAAGCAATGGATGAACGTTCTATTCCCTGCGTGTCTACCTCTTTTCTGA